One Pseudomonadota bacterium genomic region harbors:
- a CDS encoding cytochrome C gives MNIKISTFIGVALSLLLLHACAALNTDYELPQQHPPDAEVGNRRPICTKCHDPIGEQIVFKQFDHTAYFAENHRQVAYQQSQVCFLCHQESSCNDCHGVRVELKPSLKNQTDNFRRTPHRGDYISRHRIDGRTDPSSCYRCHGNPKTSESCVRCHA, from the coding sequence ATGAATATAAAAATATCCACTTTCATTGGTGTTGCGCTCTCTCTGCTCCTGCTCCATGCCTGCGCTGCTCTCAACACTGACTATGAACTTCCCCAACAGCATCCGCCCGACGCGGAAGTGGGGAATCGAAGACCCATCTGCACAAAATGTCATGATCCCATCGGCGAACAGATAGTCTTTAAACAATTTGATCACACCGCCTATTTTGCTGAGAATCACCGCCAGGTAGCGTATCAACAGTCACAGGTCTGCTTTCTGTGCCACCAGGAAAGCTCCTGCAACGACTGCCACGGGGTACGGGTGGAATTAAAGCCTTCGCTGAAAAATCAGACCGACAACTTCCGGCGCACCCCACACCGGGGCGACTATATCAGTCGGCACCGGATCGATGGCCGTACAGACCCAAGCTCCTGTTATCGCTGCCATGGCAATCCCAAAACTTCCGAATCCTGTGTCCGCTGCCATGCATAA